The Acidobacteriaceae bacterium nucleotide sequence GGTGGCGCTGCTCTCGCACTTCTGGCTGCATGAGCATCTGAGCCTCTCACGCTGGGCAGGAATCGTGCTCATCACGTGCGCGGTCGGCTTTGTAGCCAACGGCCCGAGCCGTACGGAGCATCCCGCCGAAGCGATTCTCGACCAAAATACCGGGCGCTAATCCGGCTTTCGAGCTCGTTTTGCTACCGGGACTTATGGCTGTGCGTCTTGATAGACTCCCTGCGAAAACTATGTCTCCAGCAATCCTTTTCCGGATCTGCGACGTACTTTCTAAGAACGGATAAACGGGTCCCGGGCCACTAAGAAGAAACTCCGTTCGTTTTCCCGGCAGATAAGGTGACGGACACCGCTTCTCCCTTACCGTCCGTCGCCTGCTCCGGGCAGAGCAACAATCTTTCCTGGCGACGAAACTCCGCCGATTCCCCTCAAACCACGTTCCCACAACGTAGTCCTTCGAAATTGCATCAGAAGGGACAAGGGAGAATGTTAGTGAGCAAGGTTACACCCACTGCAAAATCGACACAGAACGATACACTTCGTCCCTCCGAGCAGGTTCAGGCTCCCTCGTCAATTGACCCTGAAGCTGCAGAAGGACTACTCTCCGCTGCCCAGTTAGGCCAGCGGATTAAGCGGCTGCGACTCAAGCGTTCTATGGGACTTGTAGAGCTAGGTAAGCAGACCGGATTGTCTGCCAGCTTTCTTTCGCAGCTGGAAACCGGGCGTGTGATTCCGACGCTGAGAAATCTGGCTCGAATCTCCATCGTTTTCAGCAAGGATCTTAGCTACTTTTTCGAGTCGGGAGACCAAAGCGTCTTCCGAATTCAGCGCAAAAAGAACCGGGTTCGACTGCCGATGGGATTATCGTCCGTCACGCCGGATTACATTGCGGAAAGCTTCGGAATCCTTGTGCCCGAAGGTGGTTTGCGCCCATGTATGGCTGAGTTTCTCCCAGGCGAAGAACGAAACCCCTTTCATCCGGAGCTTCATCCCGGAGTCGAGATGGTGTATGTCCTTTCCGGTCAGCTTCAGTTAAAGCGTAAAGGCGAGTCTCATCTGCTGGAACCGCGTGATGTCCTGTATATCTCCAGCGAGACACAGCGGACGTATCAGGCGTCGGGCAACGAAGCAGCACAGGCGCTCATCATCAGCTTTGAGCATGAGCCAACGGAGATACGACGAGCTCCAAAGCGTTTGCAGGCAGACGCCTGAGTCAGGACACAGAAGCACGGTTGCGGGGGATGCAGGCGAGGCGATCTGGTGCTACCATAGCGTTTTCCTCTTGAGACCCTGAAGGAGTACGCCCATGGCCGCCATTGCCACCGCACCCGATTCCACCACCACCGCTACAGCCCTGCCTGAGATTCCCCATTGGGTGAACGGCAAGCGTGTTGCAGGCACATCCGGCCGTGTCACTGACGTCTTCAATCCCGCGACAGGCCAGAAGCAGGCCCATATTCAGCTCGCAACAGACGCTGAAGTGGACGCAGCCGTAGCTGCTGCTGCCGCGGCCTTCCCGGAGTGGTCGAACTGGCCGCCACTGCGTCGCGCACGCGTGATGTTCCGCTTCCGCGAGATCTTTGAGGCTCGCATTGACGAGTTGGCCGCAGCCATTACCCGCGAGCATGGCAAGGTCTTCTCCGATGCAAAGGGCGAATGCACGCGTGGGCTCGAAAATATTGAGTTCGCCACGGGCATTCCGCAGCTTTTGAAGGGTGAGTTCACCGAGCAGGTGGGCACGAACATCGACAGCTACAGCGTGCGGCAACCGCTTGGTGTCGTGGCCGGCATTACGCCGTTCAACTTCCCTGCGATGGTTCCGATGTGGATGGCGCCGATGGCGTTGGCGTGCGGCAATACCTTCATCCTGAAGCCCTCCGAGCGTGACCCCTCTGCGGCAATTTTGATTGCGGAGATGCTGAAAGAAGCTGGCCTGCCCGATGGTGTCTTCAACGTCGTGCATGGCGATAAGACCTCGGTTGACCGCATTCTGCAGCACCCGACGATCAAGGCTGTCAGCTTCGTTGGCTCCACGCCGATCGCGGAGTATGTGTACAGCGAAGGCACCAAGCACGGCAAGCGCGTGCAGGCTTTGGGTGGTGCGAAGAACCACATGATCGTGATGCCGGACGCCGATCTCGACCAGGCGGCAGACGCACTGGTTGGTGCCGCGTATGGCTCGGCTGGCGAGCGCTGCATGGCGATCTCAGTGGCCGTTACGGTCGGCAAGGAAACCGCCGACAACCTGATTGGCAAGCTGCAGTCACGCATCGCTGATCTGCGCCTTGGCGATGGTGCGAAGTCGTCGGAGAAAGAACCCGATCTGGGCCCGCTGGTGACCAGGCAGCACCTCGACCGCGTAGCCGGATACGTTGACCTCGGCAAGACCGAAGGCGCAGACCTGATCGTCGACGGGCGTACAATAGCATTGCCCGCAGGCGACGGTTTCTTCCTCGGCGCTTGCCTGTTCGACCATGTAAAGCCCGAGATGAAGATCTACAAAGAAGAGATCTTTGGACCGGTGCTGGGAATCGTTCGGACGAATACCTTTGAGACCGCGCTCGAACTCATCAACGAGCATGAGTTCGGCAATGGCACCTCGATCTTCACGCGAGACGGCGATACTGCACGCGACTTCGCACGGCGTGTGCAGGCGGGTATGGTCGGCATCAACGTGCCGATTCCCGTGCCGATGGCGTTCCACTCGTTTGGCGGCTGGAAGCGTTCGCTCTTCGGCGATCACAGCATCTACGGCCCCGAAGGCATGCGTTTCTATACGCGCATCAAGACGGTGACGGCGCGATGGCCGACGGGTATTCGGACGGGTGTGGACACGACCATGCCCACGCTCGGATAACGAATGCGTAGCTTTTTTGCGAGGGGGCGAGCGATCGCCCCCCTCGCTCTCTTCGGCATCCCCCTCCTGGGCAGCACGGCATCCTGCCTGGCTGATTCCAAGCCCTCCAAAATGCCGCATGTCGCCGCCGCGCTCCACTCCGCGCAGAGCATTTGCCTGTTGGAAGAGGATGACAATGTATTGCACGATCAGAAGCCGAGTCAGGGCTTTCTATCGCTCTATCGCGACATCGCAGCGCTCAACCGTTTCGAATTTATGGCAACCGCACGCGGCTGCGATGTGGTCCTCGCCTACCGAGCGTCCAGTGGTCCCGCGAACGCAGATCTAATCGACGTCATAAACCCAAAGGCCTACTCGCTACTCGGAACGATCAAAGCCTCGAGCGGAATCCTGCCGACCAACAAGAACGCGATTAAGATCTCTAAAAAGCTTACGCAGCAGATCGCGGCCATGAGCGGCCCGCCAAAGAGCCCCAGCGTTCCAGCGGCGCCTGCTCCGCCTGAAAGCGCTCGAATCCCCTTCACTCCCTCCGAAGCAGCGGAACGTCTGCGCATGGCATCGACCGTATTCGTTGACGATGAAGGCGTGATTAAGGGTTTCCAAAAAGGCTTCGATATCCCCTGGGTCCCCAAGGAGCTGAGCCAGACGTTTCTTCGCTTCCTCGGGAACTCGCGCGCTCCGCTCAGGCAAGTCGACTCGCCCCAGGACGCAGACGTGATCCTGAAGATCTCCGGCTACATCGATCAGGAAACCACCGTCACCGCGACCCATGTCCATCGGGCAGACGAGACCTCCACCACAGAAATACCCACGCTCTACGTTCTCTTTGTCGATCCGATGACGCTCATGCCTCTCTGTCAGACAGACACGACGCGCCTCCCGAGTCGCGGCCATGGGCAGTCTTTCGACACACACACTCTTATCCTGCGCGAACTGGCAGGCGACTTTGTGAGCAAGTGCCTGTACTTGCAACGCTAGAAGCGTCCTGATGAAGCGTTCCATCGCCAGGTATTTGTCGATAGCGGTGAAGCCGCGTCCAAGGAAACCGAATCCGATGCTCAACGCGGAGAAGAAAAGGGCGGAGAGCCAAAGCTCGCCACCCTTTTACTTCTTGTTACTTACAGCTTGAAGTTACCGGCTTCCGCCAGCTATCGACGGGATCAACATAATCTCATCGCCCTCTTCGAACTCGTGCGAGTCGCCGCCGAGGAAGCGGATGTCTTCGTCGTTGATATAGACGTTGATGAAGCGCCGTAGCTTGCCGTTCTCATCCGTTACGTTCTCCGCAAGCGCGGGAAACTTCTCGTTAAACTCTGCGATCAGTCCTGGCAGGTTCTTTGCTTCCGACGTAAACGTCTTCTGTCCGTCTGTGTGTCGCGCCAACGCCGTTGGCAAAACTACTTTAATACTCACTTCGATCCTCCAACTAACTCCAGTTGCTCGTTTCCTGCTACGTCCGTAATGAGCGACGCGTCCGTCTCGCGCAGGTAAGCGTCAAACTCTGCCAGACGCGGCTTCACCGCGCGCTCCTGCTCGTACTTGTCGACCAGTGCATCGGTGGTCTTCAGGCCGTTGCCCGTGATCACCGAGACGGTCAGTTCGTCGGCTCCGATGCGCCCCTGAGCGTAAAGCTTCGCGGTCACAGCCGTGGTTACACCACCGGCGGTTTCCGTGAAGATGCCTTCGGTCTCTGCAAGCTCCTGGATACCGCTGACGATTTCGATGTCGCTGACGTCTTCGGCATAGCCGCCCGTCGCCTGAATCATCTTCGACGCTGCCGGGCCATCAGCCGGATTGCCGATCGCGAGCGAACGAGCGATCGTGTTCGGACGCTGCGGTTCGATATCGTCCCAGCCGTTCTTGACCGAATGCGAGATCGGCGAGCATCCGGTCGCCTGTGCACCGAAGAACTTCACAGGCTTGTCTTCCACCAGACCCAGCGCAACAAGCTCTGCAAACGCCTTCTTGATCTTGCGGATCAGCGATCCACCAGCCATCGGGCAGACGATATTGTCAGGAAGCTTCCAGCCAAGCTGCTCGGCGATCTCGTAGCCAACGGTCTTCGAACCTTCTGCGTAGTACGGGCGAAGGTTGACGTTGACGAAGCCCCACTTATACTCGTCTGCGATCAACGTACAGAGGCGGTTGACGTGGTCGTAGTTCCCTTCGATGCGCACGAGCTTTGCGCCGTAGACGAGCGTGTTCAGGATCTTTGCCGGCTCTAGGTCGCTCGGGACAAGGATGCAGGCGCGCAGACCGAGACGTGTCGACTGCGCAGCCACCGCGTTTGCCAGATTACCCGTTGAAGAGCAACCGACGACGTCAAAACCAAAGTGCTGTGCGTTCGCCAGCGCCACCGCGACCACGCGATCCTTGAAGCTCAGCGTTGGGAAGCAGACGGCATCGTTCTTAACGTAGAGGTTGTTTGCGCCAATGCGCTTACCGAGACGGTTCGCCTTCACCAGCGGCGTAAAGCCAACCGGCAAATCAGGCTGATGGCCCGCCGGGATAGGAAGCAGTTCCTTATAACGCCAGATACTCGCCGGGCCGGCTGCAACCGACTCCTTGGTGAAGCGTCCGCGCACGCTCTCGAGGTCATACTGCACTTCGAGGGGCGCCAGGCAATCAGGGCAGGCCGACATCGGCACATTTCCAAAGCCCTTCTTGCACTCAGGGCACTTCAGCTCATAAACCGTACACGACGAATCCGACATCGAACATCCTCCCAGCAAATAATGCCTGGGAACGTTGCTGAGACTAACTTTCTCTTGGAGAGGGCCGCCGCGTTCAGCCAGTGGTATATGAATACGCGGGATGCAGTCCGTCAGGACGAGGCTGCGACACCGAATCTCATGTACCCTGCGACTTCCAGGAGAGAGGTGACACCGGTACGCACTTGTACTGTCCGGTTGTCGTGGCGTCTCAGGGCTCGTCCCTCAGCCACTCTGCATGAAATCCGCCCACTTGCGTGGGTGAATAAGGTAGTTATAACACCGCGTTGACTACACTGCAAACACACTGTGGATATTTCTTGACAAGCATTCTTCCGCGGGCATTTGCTTCTGCACGCAGCTTTAGGAGGCCGCCATGAAACTCCTTAAACTTATCGTGCAAACACTGATCGTTGCCCTTACCTTTGGCCACTTCTGCCGCTGGTAAGGGAGATCAAGCACCCGGCTCATACCCCAGATTCGGCCCCAGCCAACGCTCTACCTCAGCCAGCGTCCAGCCCTTGCGCGCGGCGTAGTCCTCTGCCTGATCGCGATCGATCTTGCCCAGCGACAGATACCTCGCCTCCGGGTGCGCGAAGTAGATGCCCGAGATGCTCGACCCCGGCCACATCGCAAAGCTTTCGGTAAGCACAATGCCCGTCTGCGCCTCGACATCCAACTGCTTCCAGATCGTGCCCTTCTCCGTGTGGTCCGGGCAGGCGGGATAGCCCGGCGCCGGACGAATGCCCCGATAGCCTTCGCGAATCAGTTCCTCGGGCGTGAGGTTCTCGGTCAAGCCAAAGCCCCACTCATCGCGCACGATCTTGTGCAGACGCTCTGCAAACGCCTCTGCCAGACGATCCGCAATCGCC carries:
- a CDS encoding XRE family transcriptional regulator, producing the protein MTDTASPLPSVACSGQSNNLSWRRNSADSPQTTFPQRSPSKLHQKGQGRMLVSKVTPTAKSTQNDTLRPSEQVQAPSSIDPEAAEGLLSAAQLGQRIKRLRLKRSMGLVELGKQTGLSASFLSQLETGRVIPTLRNLARISIVFSKDLSYFFESGDQSVFRIQRKKNRVRLPMGLSSVTPDYIAESFGILVPEGGLRPCMAEFLPGEERNPFHPELHPGVEMVYVLSGQLQLKRKGESHLLEPRDVLYISSETQRTYQASGNEAAQALIISFEHEPTEIRRAPKRLQADA
- a CDS encoding CoA-acylating methylmalonate-semialdehyde dehydrogenase, whose amino-acid sequence is MAAIATAPDSTTTATALPEIPHWVNGKRVAGTSGRVTDVFNPATGQKQAHIQLATDAEVDAAVAAAAAAFPEWSNWPPLRRARVMFRFREIFEARIDELAAAITREHGKVFSDAKGECTRGLENIEFATGIPQLLKGEFTEQVGTNIDSYSVRQPLGVVAGITPFNFPAMVPMWMAPMALACGNTFILKPSERDPSAAILIAEMLKEAGLPDGVFNVVHGDKTSVDRILQHPTIKAVSFVGSTPIAEYVYSEGTKHGKRVQALGGAKNHMIVMPDADLDQAADALVGAAYGSAGERCMAISVAVTVGKETADNLIGKLQSRIADLRLGDGAKSSEKEPDLGPLVTRQHLDRVAGYVDLGKTEGADLIVDGRTIALPAGDGFFLGACLFDHVKPEMKIYKEEIFGPVLGIVRTNTFETALELINEHEFGNGTSIFTRDGDTARDFARRVQAGMVGINVPIPVPMAFHSFGGWKRSLFGDHSIYGPEGMRFYTRIKTVTARWPTGIRTGVDTTMPTLG
- a CDS encoding MoaD/ThiS family protein, which gives rise to MSIKVVLPTALARHTDGQKTFTSEAKNLPGLIAEFNEKFPALAENVTDENGKLRRFINVYINDEDIRFLGGDSHEFEEGDEIMLIPSIAGGSR
- the thrC gene encoding threonine synthase, producing MSDSSCTVYELKCPECKKGFGNVPMSACPDCLAPLEVQYDLESVRGRFTKESVAAGPASIWRYKELLPIPAGHQPDLPVGFTPLVKANRLGKRIGANNLYVKNDAVCFPTLSFKDRVVAVALANAQHFGFDVVGCSSTGNLANAVAAQSTRLGLRACILVPSDLEPAKILNTLVYGAKLVRIEGNYDHVNRLCTLIADEYKWGFVNVNLRPYYAEGSKTVGYEIAEQLGWKLPDNIVCPMAGGSLIRKIKKAFAELVALGLVEDKPVKFFGAQATGCSPISHSVKNGWDDIEPQRPNTIARSLAIGNPADGPAASKMIQATGGYAEDVSDIEIVSGIQELAETEGIFTETAGGVTTAVTAKLYAQGRIGADELTVSVITGNGLKTTDALVDKYEQERAVKPRLAEFDAYLRETDASLITDVAGNEQLELVGGSK